ttttctcttattaaaaGACTCAATTAAAAATATGTGGACTACGAGGAAGCCAATGAAGAGAGTAAGGCCCACTAAAAAATATCTCGTTTAAAATTCTCGCCTTAAGCCCTAAAATATATCGAGCCAGCCCTGCGAGTAATACAAGCTTTGCCTTGCCAAAATGGGGGGATTATTTGATATAATTCATGAAGGAGTCTGATAAAGTTACCCGGGAAAACAGTATAAGTTTAgacaagaaaacaagaaagaacaATAGTTTTCATTTGCGTAGACGATAAGTAGGAAATGCAAGTAGATGCTTGGCTCTTGGAGTTGTAAGACCAAACTCCTCAGTCATGTCCAATTCAGTTGGCAGCATGTTATCAGGAAGCTCCCAATCAAAGCAATGGACAAGTTGTGCGACTACTAGCCGAACCACAGTGAGACCCAATTGCATCCCCGGGCAGCCTCTTCTACCGGAGCCAAATGGGATAAGTTGGAAGTCGCGTCCCCGGACATCTATGTTACACCCAACAAATCTCTCCGGGAAGAACTTCTCTGCATCACTCCAAACACTTGGGTCTCGCCCAATTGCCCATACGTTTATAATCACTCTAGAATTCTGGGGTATGTGCAAACCATTGACCGTGCAGTCCTCCATGGCTAAATGAGGCAGCAACAATGGTGCTATTGGATGTAGCCTGAAGGTTTCCTTCAAAACCATGTCCAAGTACTCCAAGCTATCCAAGTCCGATTCCTCCACCATCCTCTCCAAGCCCACCACATCTTCCAACTCTTTTTGAACTTTCTTCATTACCCGAGGATGCTTCATTAGTTCTGACAGTGCCCACTCAATTACCGTTGCTGAAGTGTCCATTGATCCTGCAAGCATGTCCTACCAGAAAATGATTGtcagaaaaaattaatactctATTTGATAGGATGCAAGTTGTATGAATAATTACCAGAATTATGGCTTTGATATTAGAGCGTTCAATACGGTACTCAGATTCTTCAGATCCCATGAAGCTCAACATGACATCAACAAAGTCCTTGGTCTTATTTTCATCCTTGGATTGGACATGCTCATCGATGATCTTCTCAAAAAAGTCATCAAAGATCTTACTAATTGCCTTCATCCGCCGTGTCAGCCCCTGCAGGTCAAGAGGCGCAACGTAAGGAATATAATCACCAATGTTAGGAGTTGCTCCTAGATGCATGCCTTCTTGGATTACAGCCTTGAATCCCCTCTCATCAATATCCTTATCCAAGTACTTCTTCCCAAACACCATACGGCAACTCATATCTGCGCTGAGAGATGAAACCTTGCCACTGAGATCAACAGCAACACAATCACGGGCAGCCTCTCGAATAAACTTTATCAACAGGCCAAGCTCTTCCATTCTCATGGATTTGAAAGAATTGATTTTATGATTGCTAAGCAATTCAAGGGTGCACATCTTACGGATGTTGCGCCAATAAGAGCCATATGGAGAAAATGACAAGTTCTTTTGCTCATAAGAGATGTGCTTTGCGGCCTCGTGAGGTGGTCTACTAGCAAACACCAAGTCATGTGCTTTTAGGAACTGCTCAGCAGCCTGAGGCGATGAGACAACAATGGCAGGCACCAAGCCTAAGCGCAAGTACATGATGGGGCCATGTTTTTGGGCAAGTCGATGTAGATCGCGATGAGGTAATTCCCCTAACATATGAATGTTCCCGAAGATAGGGAACCCTCTTGGACCAGGAGGCAATTTCTTCTTGTTGTTACTTCTTTTCCATGCCCATCCTCGCAGGAGATAAGCAAGCATCACCAGTACGACTATGGTCCATGTCCAAGCCATGGTGGGCTTGTTTCATTCAGAGTATGGCAGGCAGGCAGGCTCAGCTGCGACTAGAGAGAGTATTTATCAATTATCCATGGCATGGGAATTGCCGAcgaaataattaaaagaacaaaCCAACTTTTGCTGAATTCAATGTGCAAAAGAGAAGGGTGGTAAATGGATTGGCAATAGTCCAAAAAGGCGGCCATCAGCATTTACATGCATGCACCTTGCTAGCTAAAGGTaatttttggtgaaaatttaCTTTGGGAACCTTCATCAGGGGTATGTTAGAGGGGTCTTCATGGAAATTCTGTATGAACAGTAAAGTTTGAAGCTCATTGAGCTTCAACATATATATGTGTGGATCGGAATATGTTGATCAAACTTGTAGcatgattatattatttatttaagttttccAACACCGTACGACCAACCGTTTTTGTAGAACAAAGTATAAGCTAAAGACAAAAAGTCACTGCAGGCGGCCATCGTCATGGACGCACAGTTAGCCAACAAACTAAATGGCTCAATTTACAAAAATTGGACATCAcgttatatttattatattctttGCCTTGTTGTGGAggtggagatggagatggagatggagaccCATGTGGTTATTGTTTTGCGATTAGAACTTAGCCGCGTAGCCGAGATACCAATATCTGTACAGTGTACACTGTCTATTATCCGCTGGCCTTGGTGCAGTTTTAGGCATCTATTGAGACTCTCAGTTTGGTTCTAATCATTGATGATTTTGATATGTGGGGCTGAATATTTTTACCACAATATCAGTGTATTGTGTTATTAGTAATTTAGTATCTAATGTCTTACCAAGATCTTTTAAAATTGCAGTGAATGAGATTGATTAGCAAGCCAAAAAAGCCCTGAAAaggccgaaaaaaaaaaaaaaaaaaaaaaaaaaaaaaggcaaataacATCTAAAGGGAGTcctgttggaaataattttggatggtgcacaaagttcttgttaatataaaataataccaatctgaaaattaacaattaaataataattgttaaacaaataattggttgaaaatattattattgatactagaccatattaatccgaaataataataatataatatatataatacaagagattaaaattaaagtaaGGAAATATgtcacaatgctatagaatcacgtAAGAGCATTGTCTTTAAAGGTTGATTTGTACCTCCCAGAGTatataactcggtgtgatcaAATCTTTTGACATGTAACCTCTCAGGATTAAACTATAGCGATCTTCATTAAGGACAgactttcaagaacaaaaattaaGTAGAACAACCTTTAATCTGATCAAAGTAGGCTAGggatttcaaaatatttttttagaaaagctAATGTTATAGAATATAGCTTTATGGCTCgaaaacaaatgtttttttaCAACACTTtttaccctcttttttttttcaaatgctcTATCCCAAGCCTTTTTTATAGAAGTGGAAGTTTGACTTGGTGAAGATAAGCTAACGTTTTTTTCACATAAAATCTAGGCAGTATCCAAATGTATTGACAGAAATTTATTACCAATAGTAATATGTACCAAACGGTCAAgacaattaatgaaaaaaaaaaaaaaaaaaaaaaaaaacctttaaagCCCAACTGTCAAAGccataaaatcaattaaaatgtTGAGTGTCTGTTAAATGCTATGACAAAACGTTTGAAGATTAAAAAGtcataaaacaatttttaataaccaatagtcacaaaataaaaactcatgaatatatttCAATAAATggtaaaacaattaaaaatgactAACAtggaaataatgtttgtaacacaTATTACAAACAACCCTTCACATGTTACAAACACTAGAATATAAGGAGATTGAAAGTATGCATCAATGTGGTACCCGAAGGTCTTAACCGCTCTTAGGATAAATAAGTAGGAACTTAATGAATCGTGGTAGAGTTAAACTCTTTTAATCAAATTCAAAAGttgaccaaacttatcacccacataactttctccaaaaaaattaggTTGTTCTATAGCAGGAATTGGCACCTTATACAGGTCTTGCGCCCCTTGGTTTCATAAGTGTAATGTCCAggacattatttaatacttAAAGTATACATTTatgtaaataattgattaaacttaattaggaatatttaaaatgcaagagaatgtttttaaagaccaaaattaataaaatgagtttattatgattaaataaaataaatttatttagtgTGGTTaaacaaagtgttttatttttgttttatgaatttgtaaatggtagtcctgaaaagaaattataagtgatatttttaggttcaaaagaaattaaaatagaaaaaaatgaaatagcaatagaaaatagataaaatataataagaaactaaataaaagaaaattttaaaataatggaaaataatagaaaagaaaaattaaacaataaaagagagaataacTAAAGTGAAGAATAGTCAAACTAAAAGACAAAGCTAAGTAAAAGTGCATTCCTAGAGAGAGAAACTCTCGAGAGCCTTCTTAGAGAGAGAGCTTCTTCGTTGTGTTTGGTTGCCAGGGGGAGGATTCACGTCTCCCCCTCCCGGTGTTTGGTCTCCCCTAGCCTTTGAAAAAGGGCTAGGATGGTTGTTTTGTTCCTTCCATGGCTTGCTACCAAGGGGTTTTAGCTTTCACTCCCAGCCCTTTAAACTGTGGAGATTTTGTTCCTCCCGGTCTGGTCCAGTGGAGGTTGTGGTTCTCCTATCTTCTAGTTGTGGAGCTTTcatgttcttttttcttgtagTTGTGGAGCTTTcatgttcttttttcttgtttttttttttctctttgttctgTCTTTTCTAGCAGAAGGTGTTTCAGGCTattggttttgtgggttttggccACTCGTGGTGTGTCTCCAGCGAGGCGTTTCTAACTGTGCTTTAACAGTGTGGTTTTATTTGGCGCTAGATCTATGCATTCTGGCACGGATTTCTACGACACACGCCTCCCTGTGGTGGTCGCGGGCCTCCTTCGGTCCGGTAGTCTCAAGCCGTGGCCGTGCGTTCTCTCCCCTATTTGGTGCGTGGCCAGCACGCGCTGGGGAGCTTCCTCCCTGGTCCGGGGCGTGAAGGTCATGTACCTCGTTTCCAGTCTCAGGTGGTGATGTTTTGGACTGCGGAGGGTTGTCTGCTACAAGGAGGGATCCTGAAGTAGGCGCGTGCACAACACGCGCCGACTCCGGCGATGGCTTTCCCGGAGCTGGTGGTTATGGATTTTCTGCTTTGTACATTCCTATGTGTCTACTGTGGATCACAGTTTGTCTAATTGTAATGCACAAATGTTTCATGGGCTTATTTGGTGTCAGTGGTAGACGAGGCCAGTCCtcttatgttgttttatatGGGCTTTAACTGTAAAGAGGTGTTTTATTTGGTTTCTTGTAATATTTATGTATTGTATTTAGGTAACTGCTTCAAGTCAGACTTGTTTTTGACTTAAGGTTTAGAGGAGTCTTGTACCTCTATCCTTGTACTCGCCCTTGGGGCTTTCAGTAATATATGGTAGCACATGCtatcttgttaaaaaaataaaaataaaaaaaaaaaaataaataaataaataaataaataaataaaaagacaaacataTGTTAAAGGGTAGAATCGGTATGatagaaaacaagaagaaaagtcAAGAATTCAAGCAAATGGTCCACGTTGAAAAAATGAGTAGTTTTAGATgactaaaagacaaaaacaaaatataaaggagaaaagaagaatTAGGTAACGAGGAAAAGTCAAATGGAATATCAAattagaaaaagacaaaaaaaaaaaaaaagaaagaatgaagatTGAAGGGCCATGCGGCCCTTCACAAAATGAGCTGGCCGTATGGCCATTAAGAAGGGACCGAATGGTCATTTTGGTTTCAAAGAGTGGGACaaccttttcaaaagaaaaaataagacacGGACGGCACCTACATATAGAAGCCAAGTCTTTCTCTCGACAATTCCggattttcttagtttttatCTTCTCTGTCTTTgggttttaaagaaaaaccCTTGATGAATGAAAATCTAATCGTCCGAACTCAATTTCAACTTCGAAAACGTGATTTACAAAGTttgatctacgttttcaccgatcgttttgaggtaaaacattAAACTCGtgtttttgagattttgaattaaaatcttaaaatgtgagtttaatctagtgatTTCTTTAGGTAATGTGTTACTTGAAActtgcttgaggctacccaaatcatgggttttgatttggtgaaattttggtaAGATCCCTAAAGCTTAACTTTCGGATATTTAATTTTAGTggtgtttttatgtgattaactcCTTAGTAAATgttattgggttaataatattgtgtttagggtagtgttttataattttttgtttatgtttagaaactctaatttgatgggttaaattaatttagggtttttaagtgttagaacctagattgttaatttgtaaaaataagtatttatgggttatgttctaatgttagtaaaactaaataattatgggtatttagtttaaatagtatttgcaAGGTTAACCTTTAGACTTTCTTGtgggttaatattattttaaatgtgttaatgaattaaattaataagttagtaattattgcAAAGagattagtgaaaataattttagggctaatattattataaaagttttagtgaaaataatttatgggttagtgaaattaattgcgggttagtgagtaataatatgagtaaatagttaaatagcgattttaatatctaaaccttagtaaatacttcgggttagtattgtttgagttttagttagtgtatAGGACTTATGAGTAGACGcttggaacccttaaaaatattatgggttttccaacggtttagccttgagcgattcaagtgctaattagggtattaattatttaaagtgctaaatagtgcaatatgttattccacagtgatacattgcaaggtggtgtctaggagacctagtgcttaatatccgcgtagccaaggtgagtattctactcactgagaagtattattttcatatatggtGAATTGCAAAatgtatattattttacaaacctgaaccaactatatgttgattatgacctgttttggatgatttgagtacttttgagtatattgaaattatgatgatgttttgaagtatgaatatgatatgtggagtttaaatgaatggagtcactgtatgttatggttgggagttttgaaaacGGTGCAATGGAATATTAATATGATTTTAGAGTAAGTATAAAATGagagatttaagttatgcaaattgtttaagaaatgacatattgaactgtttatattttataaagaaagcatgtgttataAGCAtaattcatgaaatgaaatttattgatttaaggcatgaggcataagcatatgaacgctaaacgtgcatcgaagtgaggttcataGCCCACGGGAAATTatacatgggttagattcctatgaggtgcctacttgggttagattcccttcaGGTACTCACGAggtacttgggttagattcccttaaGGTTCTcgaccatgggttagattcccatgagttgcctacttgggttagattcccttgatgTACTAatacttacttgggttagatttcCTTAAAATACTCACGAGGTACtatacttgggttagattcccttgaggtcctcgaccatgggttagattcccatgaggtgcctacttggaTTAGATTCCCTTGAGATAATAgtgcttacttgggttagattcccttgaagcaCTATACTTGGGTTTGATTCCCAAGGCATAAAACCAttagcatgagcatgtatagcattgtttttatgagtgatgtttttatgttatgagtagttttgctaaacgtattggtatgcataagagtctcaatagaaacgagcttatgtatatttctatcggatggttgcatgatttaaatgctattgttttctaaatttcactacatcaaaagtattatagtaggtgaggatgtatgtagttgtttccaacaatggaacttctacgtataagccCAGCTGCGTAATATGCTTTGaatattttctattagtcggtgtttgctacatcaactatgggggttttcaaacaaaagtttataaaattggtggttgttatagtgtacgcatgactagaaaagaaaagttggttctttgcgaaaactcagtgaatagtatacctctgaggtcttagtgtatttatttatactAAGGcagtgggctcataattccacctgtatgGATGCgacaacccccgcaaccgtacagacgtttatactttggttgcaggttttgcgAATTTAGATATTGACTCATCCACTTAGCGTATGGGATgttatgattggagcatatcgcaacaatcataagtcacggactcatggaTAGTCCATATTTTGGGTATTtcatttatggctcgtgtcctacgtgacatatgtatttgttgagcctatattttagtatgtaattagtgtaatatgttttataagccttaaatagatagacttgtaaatggctcatgttgtaattaactgttatgtattagatgtatttccgctgcacattgattatcaggtgcatgttatggggcatgtgtcatatgttggctgagcgacatgtagtcgtgccactgtgaagatccgtttgtatgttttcaaaaaaaaaaaaaaaaaaaaaaaggggtcatCACAATGAGCACTCGAGATACCTACCCTAGTCTTATAGGAGGCGGCACCACCTCCACGCTCACATAAGTAGCATCCATCAAGAGTGTGTTCAAAGTATATCCCATCCGAACATGTAAGGACTATATATGGATCCATTAAGTGTTTTAAACCCATCCTTAACCATTCTGCATCTTGTACTGTCTTACACTATAGGGATGGACTCATCACTATCTTCTCAACAAGATAATGGATAAACATAGAATGACAGTACCTTACCATAATCGCTTGTGACTTCGTTTCCCATTAAACCTCATTCATGGATTCTCCAATCACAAGGGTTGGGTATCAATCATAGTGTCATAATTTGAGTATCAGTCATATCCCCCTCGATGTTTCACTCACCAGCGTTCTTGCTAGTAGCTTGGTCAAAAGATTTGTAAAATTCCTTTTATACCAGTCTCAATAAGCTGCCTCACAATATTGTGCACTTTTCTCATTATAAATCTTGCTCATGCTAGAGCTATGGTAGCCTGTCAATTACAATCAAAACACAAATGGAACTGAATTAGTATACAAAGGCAAATCAATTGATTAATAAGCTCCTTAGCCATTCATCTTCTGGTCCTTCCTTCTACAAGGCAACTAACTCTAACTCCATAGTAAATCTTGCTATGCAAGTTTGTCTTGAAGACCCCCAAGAGATAGTTCATCCAACCAGAGTAAACACATAGCCACATATAGGCTTTAACTCATCTAAATCAGAAACTCAGTTAGAATCACAATATCTTTTTAATAAAGGAGAATAACCACAATATgacaaaccaaaattaattgtGTCCTTTAGGTATCTCAAAAATTTAGAGGTAGCATCCCAATGCTCAACACCATGATTATGAGTATATCTACTCAACATGccaaaaacatatacaatatcaGGGCATATACAGTTTGTCAAACCATAAAGCTACTAATAATTTGTGCATATTTTTTCTTGCGTACACCATCACCGTGATTCTtaactaaatatattttttaatcatatgGTGCAGACATGGGCAGATAAACAAAGTgctcaaatcttttaagcataTTTTCAATTGTTTGAGCTAAAATAATGTAATCATTATCTCTAAGAACTTTTAATGTCCAATATGACATTAGTTCTACCCATTCATTTCATATCAAAATTAGATGCAAAAAATTTAGCTTCATGTACAATATCAATGCTAGTTCAAAAAATAAGCAAgtcacctatatatataaacaaattaatgACACTTTCATTATTGTAAAACTTGCTATGCATTTACCTACATCATTAATCAAATATGCATTATACAACATCACCTTTTCAAACTTTTCATGCCATTGTTTAAGCGTTTGCTTTAATCCAACATCGATTTTACCAGTTTAAACACTTTATGTTCTTAACCGAGGATTACAAGTCCCTCAAGCTGCTCCATATTAATCTCTTCAccatttagaaaaattattgtGACATCTATTTGATGTACATCAAGTTTATATATAGAAGCAATGGAAAATAACATTATACAGATGAAATTCTAATAACCAGAAAATAAgtattaaataatcaatatttgGCATTTACTTATAGCTTTTAGCTACCATACTTGCCTTGTACTTATCTATTGTATCATCCGGTTTAAGTTTCTTCTTAAACACCTAGTTACAACCAAGTGACTTGGCCGTATGAGGTAACTCAATGAGTTCTAAATATGGTTAGCCATAATCAATTCCAATTCATCATTTATAACTTCTAACCAAAACAAATGGcatcaaaaatatttaattgctTCATCATAACATGTTggatcatcatcaacaatataagcaataaaacattaccgaaattcctttcttttctagTTCGCTTGCTTCTTCTCAATTCTTACACATCATCAATGAGTTTATTAGAAGCAACAACAGAAAATTCATGCAAtaactttttcttatttttcaaaagaaaatacatGCTCAAAGAAAATAGCATTTTTAGATTAAATAACAGTATTGTAATctaaaacatcacttttaatAATAAGTAATCGATTGCATGAACTATTGCAACTATAACCAATAAAATCACAATCATAAGTTCTAGAACCAAGTTTCCTCATTTAAGGCTCAGGTAACATAATATTTGTCAAACACCCCCACACTTTGAGGTATTCCAAGCTAGGCTTAATATCTTTCCAAAGTTCATAATAAGTTTTACTAATTTTCTTATGAAGCACTTTATTATGGACGTGACAAGCCAAAAAATGGTTTCCCCCACACATTGGTGGATAACCCAAAACTAACAATTATAGCATTcataatttcttttcatttgctTGATGTAGCCAAGATTTACATGTATAAATCTATTATActaaatattaatgaataaactaagtaagaacaagaaaataaattttcattaataGCACACAAGTGCTCTAAGAAATGTAACTTTCATGAGCCCATCTTTCTCTAAGTATGATCtataattttctcttctttcttttctctcaattGATAGTTTTCTaaagcattaatttttttaaaaatatatatatactaatcacgACTTGTGATTTTCGAAGAAActtcaccaaaaaaaattattattgtttatatGAATTTTCCCAAAGTTTTATCAAGATagtaaacaaaaaaatcttttaactgAAGCCCTAGTAAATATGTAACGTATCAAACTCAACAATATACTAGTCAACTAGTATTGGGTCTCAACCATATAATAATCAACTAGTACTAGctctttgttttaaaaacaccATTGGTAACAATCTTACGATATGATAAATTTTCCCAATGTTAAATGAGCTCTAATAATAACATCAATaccaatatatattttattcctAATCAGCATATTAGGAAAATTGAAGGCTAAATCATATAGATGAAAAATTCGCAAATACTTTTAAAGTATTCATACTAATCTATCATTTCATAGCTAACATAAATGCTAGAcgctatttaatttttcaaatagaTCAATCAACATATGTCGCTTATTAGATAAAATATTcatgtaattaattataaattttctcCAGCTTTAATTCAATCAAGGAGCACCTTCgtcacttgattttttttttttttttttttttaataaatgaaattgtatatcatgatgtcttaaaaaaaaaaaaaaaaatcaaggcatatgaataagaatttaaaaacTCACAGCAGAGCCAACACTTTTACTTCAAGATCCTTCAAAATAGGCTAAGTCACCACACAACTAAGTGTCATAAAAACCGATCAATTCAGCATGCAATCATGGCTTCCTCCTACCATGTGCTTACCTGTAAGAATCTTCAGCAAAATGGTATTCTTTGCACACAATTAaaaatgtctatttttttttttttttttttttttttttacaaataatcaaaaattcttttagacaaaatattttcaattccAATACCtacacataaaattaaactattCGTGTGATAAACGAATCaattatcaaatattttttctacaACAAAGTCTTTATCTTTTCAACCAATAACTAATTTCATCTTTCTTGTATGCAAATTGCATACCGCAAACTCTATTAGTATTTGACTTCTCATAAGTTTAAATAGTACTATTATGGtcttaatcaaaatatttgtaCAACCATCATGAACATTATCAACCTTTAagattgttagaaataattttggatagtgcacaaagttcttgttaaaataaaataatactaatctgaaaattaataattaaataaataattgttaaacaaataattgattgaaaatattATGTTGATACTATACCATATTaatccgaaataataataatataataaatacaatacaagagattaaaattaaagtaggaaagatctcacaatgctatagaatcccGCAAGAGCGTTGTctttaaaggttgattcgtgcctcccAAAGTATATAACTCGATGTGATTAAATCTCTTGACACATAACCTCCCAGGATTATACTATAGCGCCTATCTTCATTAAGGACATACTTCTATGAACGAAGATCAAATTGAACAACCCTTAATTTGATCAAAGTGGACGAGAGAATtcagaatatttttttagaaaagctAATGTTATAGTATATAGCTTTATGGCTTGGAAACAAGTGTTTCTTTACAACatgttttaccattttttttttttcaaatgctcTATGCCATGCCTTTTTTATAGAAGTggaagtttgactttgtgaaaATAAGCTAACGTTTTTTTCACATAAAATCTAGGTGGTATCCAAATGTATTGAAAGAAATTTATTACCAATAGTAATATGTACCAAACGGTCAAGAcaattgatgaaaaaaaaaaaaaaaaaaaaaaaaaacaatgaagacTTAAAGCCCAACGGTCA
The Alnus glutinosa chromosome 14, dhAlnGlut1.1, whole genome shotgun sequence genome window above contains:
- the LOC133857702 gene encoding cytochrome P450 71AU50-like gives rise to the protein MAWTWTIVVLVMLAYLLRGWAWKRSNNKKKLPPGPRGFPIFGNIHMLGELPHRDLHRLAQKHGPIMYLRLGLVPAIVVSSPQAAEQFLKAHDLVFASRPPHEAAKHISYEQKNLSFSPYGSYWRNIRKMCTLELLSNHKINSFKSMRMEELGLLIKFIREAARDCVAVDLSGKVSSLSADMSCRMVFGKKYLDKDIDERGFKAVIQEGMHLGATPNIGDYIPYVAPLDLQGLTRRMKAISKIFDDFFEKIIDEHVQSKDENKTKDFVDVMLSFMGSEESEYRIERSNIKAIILDMLAGSMDTSATVIEWALSELMKHPRVMKKVQKELEDVVGLERMVEESDLDSLEYLDMVLKETFRLHPIAPLLLPHLAMEDCTVNGLHIPQNSRVIINVWAIGRDPSVWSDAEKFFPERFVGCNIDVRGRDFQLIPFGSGRRGCPGMQLGLTVVRLVVAQLVHCFDWELPDNMLPTELDMTEEFGLTTPRAKHLLAFPTYRLRK